The genomic stretch ATTATGATGGTAAAACAAGGGTTTTCGAATTGATACGAATTAATCTTCTTGATGTGCTCACGGTTCAGAGTTCCGAATTTCCTTTTGTATTGCCCAACCAAAGCAAGCATCCCATTTTCTGCAAGAAATAGGGAAAAACAAGATAACCAAACGGTGAAGGCCGGGCGCTAGTAGTAGCCCATATCCGAGCAAAAATTCTCGTGTAAAGCGGCCTTACACAAGACTTGGTTTTAAATGACTATTTGGTAATCACTCTTAAAAGATTTTATATCCATATTTTTTGTTGTAGACCTGTTTCACATTATTAGTGTAACCGTCTCACAAAAGATCAGTTGATGTCTGAGAACACAATTAGTCTCATTGTAGACggggtatatccgtctaaagaTGTAGACAGGTCAATAATCTCATTTTTGTATGAAAAGTAACCCCAGCATCCCACTTGTTTGTGTAAGTGGTCACATGTGACCcgtctacaactttagacggattggtgtccgtctaaagtgagatttTGTGCGGAGAATATTAAGTATGAATTTTAACTCTAAACTTGCAGGATGGAAATTGAATTGACATCAAGTAAGAAAACAGATAACCTTTTGATGAAGAGCAAGGGTTAATCTTGATGATCTGAGTTTCACTCACTATGTTCGGAACTTTGGTTTCCTGAGGATCAAGAGGGTACTCAATCTCACAAGCGGTCATGTCGAAAATCAACACATTAAACCGAGACATTCCTCCATAAGTGAACACCAAGAAATATATACTCGTATTGATGATGAGCCGTTTTCCCGCTcgataaaaaaattcaaaatgcaTCAGACCAATGGTGAGAATACGCAGGATTCATCTTGTGATATGGATCTCTCAGTGGTTCCTAATAGTTTCCCAGAACTTAGTCCCAAGCCAAGTGTTGTTAGGGCCTCTTATAAGGATTCCTTAAACAACGGGTCAGAACCATCCTTTGCTATCAATCATGGGCAGAATTTTACAGTCACGGATAATGCTGTCTATGATGATGTTTCAGATGACGACGTTGAAGATCCCGCTCATGGTGAAGATCCTCTTTGCCCGACTATTCTGTTAACGAAAAAGGAGAAGATGATGATTAGGAGCAATTGGAAAAATTCTTTAATCATTAAAATGTTTGATAAGAACATTGGTCATTATTCCTTGGTTCGTCAATTAAAGAAGAAATGGTCTGTGAAAGGGGACCTTATTTTTACAGACGTGGGATGCTCTTATTATGTGGTTCGTGTCACCAATAAAAATGACTATGATTTTGTCCTTGCTGAGGGCCCGTGGATGATTGGAGATCATTATCTAACCATTAGGAAATGGATCCCGAATTTTATTGGAACGGATGAACCTATCAGATATCTTACTACATGGATTCGTATTCCTAGATTGTCAGTGGAATACTATCATGAAGATATTCTTAGGAAGATTGGGGGCAAAGTGGGTAAGGTGATTCGTATTGATCGACCTACAGCTTCTGCAGAGAGGGGTCAGTTTATACGTATGAGCGTGGAGGTAGATCTTACTAAACCCATGTTGTCCAAGTTCAGGCTGAATGGCAAGGTGTGGATCATCCAATACGAAGGTTTGAGGTTGATCTGTTACAAATGTGGCAAATTAGGTCATATAGATGCTAAATGCCCTTTGTTTCACCCTGAGCCATCAACTTGTCAGATAGATAATGTACCTGCTAATGGTGAAGCTAATCATAAGGAAAGTCATGGAAGTGAGGTGGAAAAGAATCCGTATGGGTCTTGGATGCAAGTTAAGAAGCCTACACGTCGTAGGACAGGTAAAGCAGAGAAGGAAGTCACGAAACAACCCAATCAACAGGCTATTCAGAGAGTTCAAATTTTAAAAAACCCTACCCGGTCTGGGTCCAGGTTTGATGCCCTTGGTAGTGAAGGGGTGGAAGAGGCAGAGGGTGAGGAGTTGAATGGGCTGGATGCAAGTCTGGTAGATGTCCCCATCAGAAATGCTGCTATGGGTAACCAGTCCAAGACGCCTAAGAGAGCCCTTAGTCCAAGTGGAAGCCCAAAATCTTTAGAGCATATCTCTGTTAATTTGGAAAATTCGGAATCAATGCTAAATGAGGCAAATAGGGTAATTTTGGAGGAGAATAAGGAATATGAGACAGGAATCCTTTCCATGATGGAAACTGATTTGGAGGAAAATAGGGTAAATTTGGAGGAAAATGATTTGGGTAATGCTTTAGGAAATCCCACAAATCAAATTAAACCTACCCAATCAGTCGAGGATATTCAGAATATAAGCCAGGAAAATCTTTTGACCACGTCAACTATTCCGCATAATAAGCTTAATAATATTCCACATATTAATCCTAATAATTCCCAACCAAAATCTCAGTATCTTTCTGGTACTTTGAAGGAAAATATAAGGAAAAAGCCTCTTGCGATTAAGGTGGATAGGAATTTTATTAAGAAACCTGGTAAACCCTCGTTCGCTGCTTCGCTACCTCATCATGAACTTCCACTTCAACCCTCTTCGAATCCCAACCACCCGTCACTCTCTCATCCCTCCGTCTCATTACCCTTGCTTAACATCACCAATGGAAGGCCCGGACATGGCCACGGCCATTCCGCTAGCACACAAGATGGAGTTGGAAATAGAGGTATTTCTGCCTCCGCTGACGATATCCCCAGACCTATTCCTGGAAGTGAAGGTCACCCCAGAGGTGATGATGATTCTGAATCGTCTCTCTGAGGCGTACTTGTCCTCGGTTCCTGTTCATCCTACTTGTTTTATGGATCGATTCCCTAATAGTTTAAACCATCGTCCTGCACTTAGCCTCATGACATGGAATGTCCAGGGAGCAGGGCGGCCTGAATTTTTAACGATGCTTAATGAGCTGATAAGAGTGAATAAACCGCAGGTTCTCGCTTTGGTTGAACCACATATCAGTGGTGAGACGGCTCAAAGGGTGTGTGACAGAATTAGTTTTGGTGGCAAGACTCGTGTGGATGCTCGTGGTTTTAGTGGTGGCATATGGCTGTTTTGGAAACCTGAGGAGGTGACTGTCACGCCGCTGATACACCATCCTCAACACATAACAGTCGAGATTTCTCGCGTTGGGGAAATTCCTTGGTATTATACGGCAGTCTATGCTAGCCCAGATACGGTTAAACGGGAGGATCTCTGGCATGAGTTGGAGAGGTTTGCTCGTTCCCATAATCGACCTTGGCTGACGATGGGAGACTTTAACGATACTCGGTTCCTTTCTGAAAGGAATGGGCGTAGTGATGGTATGAGGAGGAGATGCAACCGTTTTAACACGTGGTTTGAGAACAACAACTGGATCGACTTGGATTTCTCTGGACCTGAGTACACTTGGTCTAGAGGACACACAGTGGAGACTAGGCAATGGGCTCGTCTTGATCGTGCTATTTGTAATTCCGCATGGAGAACCATGTTCGAGGAGGGGTCCCTTAGACATTTGGTGCAAAATCAGTCAGACCACTGTCCCATCGTGGTTAGTACTAATGGTTTTGCTCCTCTTCCAGGTAGTTTAAGACCTTTTCGTTTTCAAGCGGCTTGGCTTACTCATGATAAATTTACGGAGTTTGTGGCGAATAATTGGAACAATGAGGAACCCTTAATCCCTTTTATTCATGCTTTTGCCAATAAACTGCAAGATTGGAACCAGAATATTTTTCGAAATATTTTTGCGAAGAAAAGGAGCTTAGAGAGACGGCTACTGGGGTACAAAAGAAATTAGCTCGTAATGGTGCTAATTATCTGTACAAATACGAGCTTAAATTGAAGACTCAACTCAATGATGTCCTAAGGGAAGAGGAATTGTTGTGGTTCCAAAAATCGCGAATGGAGGCTATTTGTGACGGTGACAGGAATACCCGTCTTTTCCACTTGGGCACGATTATTCGACGTCAACATAATAGAATCGAAGCGCTTATAAATGAGCAGGGGCATTGGGTTTGGGATACCTCTGAGGTTAAGGACATGGTTATCAATTATTTCAAGAATTTATTTGCTGGGCCGACTATTGTTTGTGATTTGTCGGGACTAGTGGTTAACCAGTTCCCTCTTCTGAACTCGGCTGAACGGGCCCAGCTAGCACGTGATTTCTCGGAGACTGATATTCAATGTGCGTTAAAACAAATGTCGCCATTCAAAGCACCCGGTCCGGATGGATTTCAGGCCTTGTTCTATCAAAGTCAGTGGGAATTTGTTTCACCCACTGTGTGCAAAATGATTTTAGGAGTGTTGAATGATGAAGTTTTGCCAAATGGTCTGTGTGAGGCGTTCACTTCTCTGATTCCAAAGGTCGAGCATCCTCAGATGGTCAGTCAATTACGCCCCATAGGATTGTGTAACGTGGCTTTTAAAATTATAACTAAGATGATTGTTAATCGTCTAAAGCCTGTACTACCGGTTCTTATTAATCCCGTCCAAACCAGTTTCGTGCCGAAGCGACAAATTACGGATAATATTATCATCGTGCAGGAAGCTTTGCACTCAATGAGAAAGAAGAAGGGTCGTAAGGGATTTATGGTTCTCAAACTCGATCTAGAAAAGGCATATGATAAATTGGAGTGGCCGTTTATTCTTCATACCCTTTTAGACATGGGCCTGCCGGTGAAGATGGTGCGTGTCATCATGCTTCTAATACAGTCCGTCACACTGAATGTTTTATGGAATGGAGAAAAGACGGACTTCTTCGCCCCTACTCGGGGAATCCGACAAGGTGATCCTCTTTCACCCTATTTATTTACTATTTGCATGGAGAAGCTTAGTCAACTCATTGTGCAAGCCTATGAGAATGGCTTGTGGAAGGGTTTCCCCACTTGTCGAGGAGGACCTATTCTTACCCATCTTTTTTTCGCGGATGATATTATTCTTTTTGCGGAAGCCAACCCAGATGAAGCTCATAAAATCAATGACTGCTTGCTTAAGTTTTGCCAAGCTTCGGGTTTACGAATGAGCCGAGAGAAGTCTAAGGTTTTCTTTTCGTCCAATGTAACTGAAGTTGACTCGACTGCCATCACTAATATCTTGGGCATAGAAAGAACAGAGGACCTAGGGACTTACTTGGGAATGCCGACAATAAATGGAAGGGTGACGAAAGACACCTTTGATTTCATTGTGCAAAAAGTAGATAAAAGATTGACGGGGTAGAAATCGAGAGGCCTCTCCTTGGCTGGAAGGGCAACCCTAGTTAAATCTACGCTCAACTCGATACCGTCCTATGCTATGCAGACAGCCCGCATACCAAAATCGATTTG from Silene latifolia isolate original U9 population chromosome 5, ASM4854445v1, whole genome shotgun sequence encodes the following:
- the LOC141654951 gene encoding uncharacterized protein LOC141654951; its protein translation is MLNELIRVNKPQVLALVEPHISGETAQRVCDRISFGGKTRVDARGFSGGIWLFWKPEEVTVTPLIHHPQHITVEISRVGEIPWYYTAVYASPDTVKREDLWHELERFARSHNRPWLTMGDFNDTRFLSERNGRSDGMRRRCNRFNTWFENNNWIDLDFSGPEYTWSRGHTVETRQWARLDRAICNSAWRTMFEEGSLRHLVQNQSDHCPIVVSTNGFAPLPGSLRPFRFQAAWLTHDKFTEFVANNWNNEEPLIPFIHAFANKLQDWNQNIFRNIFAKKRSLERRLLGYKRN